One genomic region from Zalophus californianus isolate mZalCal1 chromosome 2, mZalCal1.pri.v2, whole genome shotgun sequence encodes:
- the HERC5 gene encoding LOW QUALITY PROTEIN: E3 ISG15--protein ligase HERC5 (The sequence of the model RefSeq protein was modified relative to this genomic sequence to represent the inferred CDS: inserted 1 base in 1 codon; deleted 3 bases in 3 codons; substituted 2 bases at 2 genomic stop codons) codes for MEQRPRRRARGGVRPVPGPVPPPRPAAPRRSAELPGTQLWLFPSAAGLRRALPQRTEATRQMCCTRGRLVVLERGGAGVEVHQLPAGSDGAKKPKCIKLGKKMKIHSVDQGAEHMLILSSDGKPFEYNYSIEHARFQCILQEKSIIQITCGDYHSLALSKGGELFAWGQNLHGQLGVGRLFPQSPTPQIVENLSGVPLVQISAGKAHSVALSCLETSTRGGRNDLGQLGLGHANGEYFPSLIEALDNQKVEFLACGGSHTALLTTDGLVFXFGAGKYGQLGHNCTQNELRPRLVTELAGNRVTQIACGRRHTLAYVSDLGKVVSFGSGKEGQLGNGGTHNQLIPLPMKSPSNEELKFESRASEKELILIAGGNQSILLWMGKKNPYVNLRRKIPTLNEGTVKRWIADVGTKQWQNTKREIREIFSSPACLTGSFLRERKAAETMLTHLDLNKARNTFKELTQKDWIANTITTCLRDNLLKNLPFHSPHQEALEIFFLLPECPMMHDYNNWESLVVPFAEAVCAMSDQSLGVLEEYWASLQEPAFIRLVQMFKRAITAQLQYWTESSENNYHIKALLEILKKLHRVNQAVCQLPENIFKVNELTHWLDFYGDAYRRSAWKINSGTSVDTQYPVIFSHFPFTFNILSKIKLLYADSLLKIQEKKFKACMRLAGIVEQGGSELALLPTFNLTVRRSHLIEDVLSHLNQFENEDLRRELMVSFSGEIGHDSGGVKVEFFHCLFEEMTRPEYGMFMYPEEASYMWFPVRPKFEKKRYFFFGVLCGLSLFNFNVANIPFPLALFKKLLNQTPSLEDLKELSPVWGKSLQTILDDEGDDFGEVFCISFNVHWDKNDIDLIPNGSCIIVDQTNKRDYISKCVNYIFNISVKALYEEFQRGFYKVCDKDIIEFFHPEELKDVIIGNTDYDWETFEKNAHYEAGYDNSHPTIVMFWKALHKLTLEEKKKFLVFLTGTDRIQVKGLKNMKITFCCPEKXMKKSPXRAQTCVSVLYLPNNSTMERVEEALQVAINNSRGFG; via the exons ATGGAGCAGAGGCCGCGAAGGAGAGCTCGGGGCGGCGTGCGCCCGGTTCCCGGGCCGGTCCCCCCGCCCCGACCCGCAGCGCCGCGGCGCTCCGCGGAGCTGCCGGGCACTCAGCTCTGGCTGTTCCCCAGTGCCGCGGGCCTCCGCAGGGCGCTGCCCCAGAGGACCGAGGCGACCCGTCAGATGTGCTGCACGCGCGGGCGCCTCGTGGTGTTGGAGCGCGGCGGGGCCGGCGTCGAGGTCCACCAGCTGCCGGCGGGGAGCGACGGCGCCAAAAAGCCGA AGTGcattaaattaggaaaaaaaatgaagatacattCCGTGGACCAAGGAGCAGAGCACATGCTGATTCTGTCCTCAGATGGAAAACCATTTGAGTACAACTATAGCATAGAACATGCAAG gTTTCAGTgcattttacaagaaaaaagtaTAATTCAGATCACATGTGGAGATTATCATTCTCTTGCACTCTCAAAAG GTGGTGAGCTG TTTGCATGGGGACAGAATTTACATGGCCAACTTGGAGTTGGAAGACTGTTT CCTCAATCCCCCACGCCACAGATTGTGGAGAACCTCTCAGGAGTCCCCTTGGTTCAGATTTCCGCAGGAAAAGCCCACAGCGTGGCCTTGTCATGTCTGGAAACATCTACTCGTGGGGGGAGAAACGATTTGGGACAGCTAGGCCTGGGCCACGCCAACG GTGAatattttccttcccttattGAAGCACTGGACAATCAGAAAGTTGAATTTCTTGCTTGTGGTGGCTCTCACACTGCCCTGCTCACAACG gatGGGCTGGTAT ACTTTGGTGCTGGAAAGTATGGGCAACTCGGTCACAATTGCACACAGAACGAATTAAGACCCCGTTTGGTGACTGAGCTCGCTGGGAATAGGGTGACCCAGATAGCGTGTGGAAG GCGGCACACACTTGCCTATGTTTCTGATTTGGGGAAAGTCGTGTCTTTTGGTTCTGGAAAAGAAGGACAACTGGGAAACGGTGGAACACATAATCAGCTGATACCACTTCCCATGAAATCGCCATCAAATGAAGAACTCAAATTTG AAAGCCGTGCTTCAGAAAAGGAGTTAATATTGATTGCTGGAGGGAATCAAAGCATTTTGCTCTGGatgggaaaaaag AATCCCTATGTTAATCTGAGGAGGAAAATTCCTACACTGAATGAAGGGACCGTAAAGAGGTGGATTGCTGATGTGGGGACTAAACAGTGGCAAAATACAAAAAG GGAAATCAGAGAGATATTTTCATCTCCTGCTTGTCTGACTGGAAGTTTTTTAAGGGAAAG GAAAGCTGCGGAAACAATGCTTACTCACTTGGACTTAAATAAAGCAAGAAACACCTTTAAAGAGTTAACCCAGAAGGACTGGATTGCTAACACG ATAACCACATGTCTCAGGGATAATCTGCTCAAAAACCTTCCATTTCATTCTCCACACCAAGAAGCTTTagagattttcttccttctccctgaatGTCCCATGATGCATGATTATAACAACTGGGAGAGCCTGGTGGTTCCATTTGCAGAGGCTGTTTGTGCCATGAGTGACCAATCTTTAGGGGTTCTGG AGGAGTACTGGGCGTCTCTGCAGGAACCCGCGTTCATCAGGCTGGTCCAGATGTTTAAAAGAGCCATCACTGCTCAGCTCCAGTACTGGACCGAAAGCTCTGAGAACAACTACCACATTAAAGCTCTcctagaaatactgaaaaagcTGCATAGG GTAAACCAGGCTGTGTGTCAACtgcctgaaaatattttcaaagtgaatGAGCTTACACACTGGCTTGATTTTTATGGGGATGCATACAGAAGGTCCGCTTGGAAAATTAATTCC gGCACTTCAGTAGACACTCAATATCCAGTCATATTCAGTCATTTTCCGTTTACCTTTAATATTCTGTCGAAAATCAAACTACTGTACGCAGATtcgcttttaaaaatacag gagaaaaaatttaaagcttgTATGCGGTTGGCTGGAATTGTGGAACAAGGAGGGTCTGAATTAGCTTTGCTGCCCACTTTCAATCTAACAGTCAGAAGGAGTCACTTGATTGAGGATGTTCTGAGTCACCTAAATCAGTTTGAGAATGAAGATCTGAGGAGGGAGTTAATG gTTTCATTTAGTGGAGAAATTGGACATGACTCTGGAGGAGTCAAGGTAGAGTTTTTCCACTGTCTGTTTGAGGAGATGACCCGGCCAGAATATGGGATGTTTATGTATCCTGAGGAGGCTTCCTACATGTGGTTTCCCGTCAGG ccTAAATTTGAGAAGAAGAGATACTTCTTCTTTGGGGTTCTCTGTGGACTTTCCCTTTTCAATTTCAATGTTGCCAACATCCCTTTCCCACTGGCCCTATTTAAGAAACTTTTGAATCAGACGCCATCACTGGAAGACTTGAAAGAACTTAGTCCTGTTTGGGGAAA gagTTTGCAAACTATTCTGGATGATGAAGGCGATGACTTTGGAGAAGTATTTTGTATCTCTTTCAAT GTGCATTGGGACAAAAATGATATAGACTTAATTCCTAATGGAAGTTGCATCATTGTTGACCAGACTAACAA gAGAGACTATATTTCTAagtgtgtcaattatatcttcaACATCTCTGTGAAGGCACTTTATGAAGAATTCCAAAGAGGATTTTACAAAGTGTGTGACAAGGATATTATTGAATTTTTCCATCCAGAAGAACTAAAGGATGTGATTATTGGAAATACAGATTATGACTGGGAGACATTTGAGAAG aatgcACATTATGAAGCAGGATATGATAATTCACATCCCACCATAGTGATGTTTTGGAAGGCCTTACACAAATTGactttggaggaaaagaaaaagttcctTG tgTTTCTTACAGGAACTGACAGAATTCAAGTAAAAGGtttaaagaacatgaaaataacattttgctGTCCtgaaaagtgaatgaaaaagaGCCCATAGAGAGCACAGACATGTGTCAGTGTTCTCTACCTTCCCAATAATTCTACAATGGAAAGG GTAGAAGAAGCACTTCAAGTAGCCATCAACAACAGCAGAGGATTTGGCTGA